AGCCGCCATCATGCGTGAGGCATACAGATACGCAATCCGGCCATCGTAGAATTCGACTACACCCACGGCATTATCTCTGTCATCATACTGTCGCAGATCTGGTTCCACAGCAGTGATTCCGACAGCATGGACTGATCGAACCTTGGACTCTTGACCGAAAAACCATAAAGCCAGGTCAATATCATGAATACTGCAGTCCACGAATATACCACCAGAGAACTGAGCATATGCGACAAAAAAGCCTGAAGGATCTAGAACATCGCAAGTTTGGCTCCTCAGAACAGATGGGCGGCCAATCAAGCCTGACTTTGTTTTCTCGTAGGCGTCGCGGTATGAAGCGTCGAAACGGCGGGAAAAGCCGCACATGACTTTGAGGTCTGGGCGGGTAGCAGCGGCGTCGACAACAGATTGAGACTGAAGTATTAGCATAACGTGAAGCCCGTCACAAAGAAGAACTCACTATCTCGACCGTTGTGCCAAGGGGCTTCTCGCACAAGACGTGCTTGCCCGCCGCAATAGCGGCATTGGTCTGCTCAGCGTGCACTGCAGTGGCAGAAGCGACGCAGACTGCATCCAAGCCAACATGGGCTATCATGTCAGAGTAGTTCTCATATATAGCTACCCCGTCAGGGGCGAGATTCTCGGCAGCCCAGTCCCTCTCGGCAGCATCAGGGCTGGTGACGGCGACCAGAACAGCTCGCGGGACATTCTGAAGAAAATTAAGGGCATGTCGCTTGCCCATTCTTCCGAGACCAGCGACTCCAACTTGAAGTTTGCGAGGTGCCATTGTGGTAAGGGTAGCGAGGTTGGTGAAGGAGTGAGGAAATTGAAGGAAGTAAATGAAGGCTAAGAAGTGCGAAACTGCTGCCCCGGCTTtcttagttattatatatagcctGACACTCGATTAAATGTCTCCATGCCAATGGCAAGAGTTGTAGTCTCTTGTCTTGGGATTTTTATTCTGGGTAAAGCACTTGTCCAATTTGACGAGAAAAGCACGGTGGAGTAGAGAATTCGGAGGTTTTTGCCTTGAGTTCTGTGTTGGTTCGGGGTAAATTGCCCCGATGCAGAGTAGACGATTAACCATCCCGAGTAAAGCTCCACAGTATTTCAGACCGCCGCCATATTGTAGGTATGGACATCATGAGGATCAGCGGCGTTCTTATTTTACTCAGACATTTATACAGCATCGAAATTAATGGTGATCCGAATCGCTCAATTGCTGACCCTTCAGCCACTGTATCAAAGACTATTTTACCGCATATACCAATTACAGCTATAGCCTAAGCTCTTTTCCTGCATCAAGAATCCACCCAACCCCATGCTCTTTTTAAATGGTCCTGTGCCGATGCAGTGGGCCACGAATGGGTATTCTGCGTCAGCATCAACACATCCAATAACGCTTCCTGATCCCGTCTCTCGGTAAATCGATCTCCACACGCCGTCACTCCCATACAGGCCGTGAAGGCAGCGGGTCTCGTGGAGGGGTTTGAGAGAGCTATCCCGCAAAGTTCTCGGACTTGAGTCCGGATGTCGTCCTGAATCGGTCAGAATATATGTCATGGTGGAATTCACATCTCAACCCACGTCGATTTGCTTCCGAGCTAGCTGAGCAGATGGCCCAATTCGTGGTACTCGATCATCGTGGCACATGAGGAGAATACGAGCGAATATGCTATGGACTTGGCCGATGACTGAAATCTGTTAGTAGGCTTCTTTCAACCATAATCTGCAACATACCGACAGCGTGGTTTAAATAAATGATATATGGAAAAGCCCCGCCCAAGGTCTCACCTGAAGCACTGTAAGCAACAGGCAGCCAGGACACTGGCCGAGCTCGTAGCCAAGCTTGGTCATAGTCAACCAGTTCTTGATAGCGGTGTCTGTTTGGACCGTTATTTCCAAAACAGTAGTTTATAACATCTGCACTGTGGACGATAATTCTATTTGCCCATGTATCATCATCGGCTTCAGAGAGGGACCTGTCCATGAATCCGTGGTCGAGCCTGATTTTGACAGGCCTTTGACTTGCAAAACTCATCGTTACCTCCTGTCTCATGCCGATCCAGAACGAGGCTAAACGTAGGCTACTCGGGGTAGTTGTAGAGTCACAAGTGTTCATAAATAGTTGTATTCCTAACAGGTGACCTTCGTGATCGGTGCCTATAAGTGGAACGTCGAGTTCCTCGAGAGTCCGTAGGAGAATAGTCGCTGCGAGCAGATTATCGTCGTTTAGGGCCGAGGAGTCGTTTGAGATTGTTGTCAAGTGCCTGAGACATGCTTGATGGTACCGATCGGAGGCGTAGGGGTCGTATTGCGCGTTTAGGCTGAGATGCCTGGAGGACAAGGCAAAGATAGCATTAAGGAGGGTCGGGCAAGACGCTGCTCGAGGGGGCACGATGTTGGCAAAGTGGCGTCTGGAATCGCAAAGATCGAACTGCGATAGGTCAATACTGCCCGTCGTCCCAGACAGGGGATAGAATGGCGTACCCATGTGCACATGTAGGTTAAATAATATTGCATCAATCTCACTTCATGGTTCTCCGTTAAGGGGTAGGGTACTGTTCCTACGTTGGCCAATCCCAGTGTCGAACCGTGTGGAATTGGACCATAATTTCGAGGCGTGTCTCTGCTTACTGCGCTggctccatctcctccactgATCTCAATTGCACGAGTGTGAGACGTGGGAGAGACATTATACCCAAAATCCGTAAGTTGTCCAACATGAGAGTTAGGGCTACCATCAACTTGCTGCCAATGGCTTTGACTCTCCGAGTCTGATAGGTAGTAACCTTCAACATCAGGCGTCTCATCCACAAATTGTACTAGGGGACCTGTAAGTGAAAGCCTGCATGTATGGTGATTACTTACATCGTCTTGAGCAAGGGACCCAAACCTGATTTGGGGACGACCTGCGGTGGATCTCagctttctcatcatcgcaATGGCACGTAAAAGTCCGGAGGTGGGCATACGTAGTTGAGTGCTTAAAGCGAAAAACGGGCGCTGTGGCGCAAACGTTGCCAGTCGAAGCGCAACGAAGGCATTTTTGTGTACCTCCTCCAGCAATTTGTGGACCCCAGACGCATTTGAGATGTTGTTTCTTGCATGCCTATTGATGGTCAGAGTGGCAAGTGACATCTCGGCATGGTGACCGATATTTTATCTCACTTACGAGACATGCAGTAGCTGTGTTCATTTTCTCTCAGAACAAATTTCGGTTTTGATGCCTGGTGCAAATTCATCTTGAGGGGCAGGTTACCCCGATTATATGACATTGTTCTCAAGGCAAAAAAGGCCGAACAGTCGGGGCTATGCTCCGTTTCTAGATCTTGAGGTGAAAAGGTCCGATGATCTAACCTAAACAGGGTTAATCACCAAAGATAATGGAGCCCATGCCCCGGTCATTGCTTAATGCTTGTTGGAACAGACTTGTCCCATTATTACCCCAAAACTCTACAAACCCTGACTCGCGCTTCCCCGCAAACTACCCCGTGTTTAATCCATGTCACTACCGAGATCGAAAGCAACCCGCCTCCATTCATTGGTCATCTATTGTCAATGGCAAGTCGCAGAGTAGACCGAGATTTTGGGCTATAATAGATCAGGTTCTCGCCCTCAAATATTACCAGAGATTTATTCATGCTCATCTACATTCAGAATCTACTTATAACACTTCTCAAAATGGACAAGCAACTCGATCCCGTCAAGGACAAGCTTGACGAGTGCGGTGCAACTACTGAGGAGCATATTGGGATCAACAGTTCCTTGGAGCCATATGGTCCTTCCGGTAAGTTAACATTCCCTCCTGTGTTTTGAATATGATTGTGACGACATACGTTGCGATTACTTGATCTTCGGTATGCTGACAAACTAGGATTCCGCggtctcttctcatctccttACGTCGCTGCCTGTGCTGCCTTTTCGGCGATCGGTGGCCTTCTCTTTGGCTATGATCAAGGCGTCATTTCAGTGACGCTTGTAATGGATCATTTTCTCGATCGATTCCCCGAAGTCTCGGACGATGCTCCTGGTGCAGGCTTCAAAAAGGGCCTCATGACCGCCATGATCACGCTCGGGGCATTCATAGGTGCCATCAACCAGGGTTGGATTTCTGACTGGATATCCAGAAAGCGTTCGCTGATGGTTGCTGTTGTGGTATTTACGATCGGATCTACTCTCCAGACCGCTGCTATTAACTATGCCATGCTGGTTGTAGGACGCTTCATCGGTGGCATTGGTATTGGACAGTAAGTTCAGCTTTTAAAAACTGTTCATCCAGGACTCCAGAAGCCTTGATATTGACCGTGCATCTGTTAGACTATCCATGGTGGTGCCTCTCTATATTGCAGAAATTTCTCCACCTGAGATCCGGGGTGCCCTACTCGTCTTTGAAGAACTGTCGATTGTTATAGGAATTGTTGTTGCATTCTGGATAACCTACGGGACAAAGGTAAACTAACTGCTGTTCCTCGCGCCATGCCATATACTCATCCACTCCTAGGGGATTCCCAGCCACTGGTCTTGGCAACTTCCGTTCCTCCTTCAAATCCTCCCCGGCCTGCTGTTGGGATTCGGCGCTATTTTCCTACCATATTCCCCTCGCTGGCTCGCTTCcaaggatcttgaggctgaagccttATCTAGCCTCGCCAAGCTTCGCGCCCTTCCCGAATCAGACCTCCGAGTTCGACGCGAATGGATGGACATTATCGCCGAGGCCCGATTCCAAGCAAGTGTTCTCCGCGAACGACATCCTGATCTCACTCAACGTACAGATGTGGTTGGGAAGATGCGACTTGAGTTTGTCAGCTGGGGAGATTGTTTCAAGTCTGGCTGCAGGCGTCGAACTCTTGTTGGTGCAGGCCTCATGTTCTTCCAGCAGTTCACTGGAATCAACGCTCTGATTTATTATTCACCAACGCTGTTCGGGACCATGGGCCTCGACTTTGACATGCAACTCATCATGTCGGGCGTCCTCAACGTGACGCAGTTGATTGGTGTTCTGTCAAGCTTATGGACCATGGATCGTTTCGGCCGCCGGGGTATCCTCCTTTGGGGTAGCTTCCTGATGTTTGTGCCGCATCTTATCATAGCTGTCTTGGTGGGCAAGTTCTCAAATGATTGGCCCAGCCATTCTGCCGAAGGCTGGACAAGTGTCGCTTTTCTTCTATTTTACATGCTTGCTTTTGGTGCATCTTGGGGCCCCGTTCCCTGGGCCATGCCAGCAGAAGTCTTTCCATCATCTCTCAGAGCAAAGGGCGTGGCAATCTCCACCTGTTCAAGTAAGTTCCTCGTCTCTATCAAGTGCCAAGCCACTAACCCCCTTAGACTggatcaacaacttcatcatTGGTCTCATTACGCCACCTCTTGTCCGCGAGACAGGGTTCGGTGCCTACGTCTTCTTTGCCGTCTTCTGTCTTCTGTCCTTCGCCTGGGTCTGGTTTAGTGTGCCTGAGACTAACGGAAAGTCTCTTGAGGAAATGGACAGCGTTTTCAAGGATCGGACTGGAGTGGCAGATATTGCCAAGAAGGATCGTATCCTCGCCGAGGTCTACAATGAGCGACAACTTCGTTCATGATAAATATGTAGTAGATAGATTTTAGAGTTCCCGAACCTGAATTTTATGATTTCTTGCTAATTTCCTCAAAACCCGATATTACCGGCTGTACCGGGTGGTTGCAGAAACTAAATGTAATTCCCGCGATTCATCAAGGAACTTTCACCACTCAACCCCGACCTGTCCATCCCTGTGCTGACATCGAATCGGCCTGTATCATGCTATTCATTAAGCCACTAGCTCAGGGGCAATTGAATTGTAAGGGCTGCACGACTCAAGAACACTATTCAATAAATATACAGGAATGTGAGATTCATGGTCTAGTCTCTTTGGGGAGAGTGGATGTACATACAGAAGTAGTCTTTCTCGGATCATAGTATCAGAATGCCTCGTATTTTCTATGATAAGCACACAATTATCCCTCGCAAAGGAGGTGAATTAAGTTCATTATCATTTGGCTGGAAGAACCGAAGGATCCTTACCCTAGACGTACATCGAGTTATCGGACCGATAAATCAGCCACTTACCTGTTAGTCTGAGGGCTATACCTCAAAGGAATGACGCCATACCTAATTGGTGGCTCAGCTGGCCGCCACAAACGGCATCAAGGAGATCACAGACTTCTACGCAGGACTAGCGACCCAATCAACCGTCTTACCTCGATTTCCCCAGACATGTGATGCTCATCCGCCTCTAATTCCTGCAAAGACCAGGGGAATCTGGGGAAATGACTCCGGGGAACGAACTGTAGTTTCCAGTAATGCCTGTATCAGGTCTAAAGTCAAATCCTGCCAAGTTTGAGAGGACTTATATAACACCATGCGTTTTCCAGTACGAGGTGGACCATGTAACGCTACATGCCTGTCCCTGATGCATCTTTGTCTCTTTATACCCCGCTTTCTGATTTCCTGAGACAATGTTTGGGTCAAATGCCAATCCCAGCAAAGATGAAGTTGTTCTCATATCCATGACTTCCAAGGGAGCTGCTTCTCATCACGAGTCAGGTGTCGACGAAACTCCCCTGGAAGATCTTGCTCGCCATCCTTCACATGCTTATCCCACCGCCCTTGACAGTCCAATATGGCTCCCCCGCCGATCGACAAGCTCGGGCGGTGTCGGCGCACGTATCCATCGCGGCTTGGCAAGCGAAAAAGAGATGACTCTGCTTAGCTGCTGCCGACACTTCCCCAAGGCGATTATGTGGTCTTTTCTCCTGTTCCTTACTGTTGTCATGGAGGCATACGATAAGTCACTCATCTCGGGCTTCCTTGCCTTTCCGTCCTTCAGGCGTAGGTACGGAGAACCCAGGCTGCCACTTACTGGCTCTGCTGGGGAGCAAGACTATGAGATTTCGCCATTATGGCAAATGGGACTTCAAAATGCTGCCGTCGGTTGCGAGATTATAGGCCTTCTTGCCCATGGTTATATCTCATATGTGATTGGATACCGCAAGATGATGATTGTCGCACTTTTGTGGATGTGTTTCGCAGTGTTCCCAGCTTTCTTCGCTCACAACATCGCCCTGCTACTTGCCTCCCAAGCTCTCTGTGGTAAGACTACCCCCACCCATCAACTCCATGCGCTATGCATACACGATTATCTGAAACTAACGGGTCCTTCCCAAGGCTTGTCGTGGGGTGTGATTCAAACTTTAGCTGCGACTTATGCTGCTGAAGTAGTACCCTCGGTCATCCGTGCCGCCATCCTCAGCAATGTCAATATGTGCTGGCTAATTGGCCAGCTCATGGGCACTGGAATACTGCGGGCACTTCTCAAGAACACGTCAGATTGGTCGTATCGCCTACCATTTGCCCTGCAATGGGCATGGGCGGTCCCACTGCTGTTTCTTATCTACTTCGCTCCTGAAAGTCCTTGTAAGACTCTCCTAGTTGAGATGTATTGCTGTCCATCTACTTATTTGTTGACTCCAGGGTGGTTAATCCGACATGAAAGACTAGCTGAAGCTAGACATTCACTGCAGAGACTCACGAGCAACAAACATATAGACATCGAGGATACAATCGCTATCATGCAGCATGTTGATTCAACAGAGAAGAAACTAGGATATGGGGGTTCGAGCTTCCTAGATCTCTTCAGAGGCTGCAACCGCCGGAGGACCGAAGTGTGCTGCATGACCTGGTCTTGTCAAGCTCTATGCGGCGCCACATTAACCGGATACGCCCCATACTTCCTAGAACAAGCAGGTTTCGAGTCCTCCAAGTCATTCACTCTAGCTACAGGAATGTATGGTCTCGGAATTCTAGGCGGTATGATATCGTGGATCTTACTTTCGACAATCGGACGGCGAAAGCTCTACCTAGCCGGCTTGGTGGCTGCGTTGCTTATTCTCACTACAGGCGGTATCTTGTCAATCGTCTTGGCCGACCACTCATCGCTCAATTGGGCGCTTGGGTCCTTGATCATCCTGATGACCTTTACTTACAACATGTCCATTGGTCCGGCTTGCTATGTCATCGTGGCCGAGATACCTTCAACAAGGCTTCGGATCAAGACCATCGCCCTCGCAAGGATTGTTTATAACATTTTCactatcatcaacaactttaTCGCGCCTCAGCTTTTGAACCCAGCAGCATGGGACCTGGGTGGTAAGTCTTGTCTGGTGTATGCTGCTACATCTTTCCTTTGTCTTATATGGTGCTATTTTCGACTTCCTGAAACAAAGAAGCTATCGTACTTGGAATTAGATATTCTTTTCGACAAGGGGGCTCCTacagccaagttcaaggaacTACAGGATAGACTAGCCAACTCGGCCTATATCTCTGTGTCAAAAGCAGAGCGGGTCAGGAATGCTTGGcatggctggctggcttaTTCCTAGTAAAATGTCGACTTATATACTTAGTACTTTGTGCTTCTATAAAACATTACTTGAAGTGTCTATATATATTGCTAATAGTAATCTCGGAGATCTGATATTCAATAAAGGAAGTAGAAAACATATTATTTTCTAATATCTATACACATAGATATAGCTAAAGCACTCAATTATGCCATGAGGTTTATAACAGATTGGCCTACACCGGATTCTTCCACACTAATATCTAACTGTTCCTTTCTCTGAGGCGAAGATGTCTCGCCAGACGGCATAGGCTGGGCTTTACTTTTTGCTACATTCTCTTTCGCCTCCCAGGTACACCACATATGCCTGTTGTAGAGCACTGTATCAATGGGACGAATATCTTGCTCGAAACATGCCGTTGCCAAGTCCTTCTGGAACTCTTCAAGATCCACATGCATGCCGAGTTGGTTGCCTGATGGTAATGCGGAAAGGTCAAACTTCTGCCCTTCGGAAAGCCTGCTCATTTGCAAAAGGAGCTCCATTGAACGACTGCCATGGGGAATCTTCTCATGCTTCAATAGCGCCGTAAGAAGAGTCTCGTCCACGCTGATGGATTTATCAGCTTTATCCTTGGTCCCAAGACGCCTCTCTAGCATGTTTCGCAGTAGCATCGCTCGTCGCATGACCCACATTTTGTCATCCTTGTTGTTGCCGCTCTTATTTGGGCCTGCAACATTGATGTGGGTGCTGAGTCTGCTTACAAAGTCGGGCTTCTTGGCCCCTTTGTCTTTAATTGCCCATTTTTGTTTCTGCAAACTCTGTGCGTCATTGGTTTGACTCTGACTTTCGTCATCCTTCTTACTGTTGATGCTCTCTCCAGTGAAGTCCTCAAAGGTGCTTGATGTTCCGCCTATGAAAACGAAAATGGCTCGCCCCAAAGATCGCACAGAGCCGGATTGAAGATATTTCCCATCCTGCATAGGAGCCAACAAATACTTTAACCAGCCGAGTGCCTGCTTGTCTAAAGCAGAATCAAACTCGTCAAAAAGCACCGCTGGAATATCACCGGATATGGTCATATCTCTGACGTCGTCAAAGATGCCTGACAAATCCGACTGATCCTTGAACTGAGAAAGATTAGCCTCAATTGGCTTCCAGTCCTTCTTGAGACCCTTACCAAAGCTGCTGAGAACGGTCTTGATGACTTCCTTCACTCCGAAGGACTTTCCGGTACCTGGCTGACCAAACACTGCAATCAacaatggccttgatgctTTACCATGGAGATACTCATGGATCACAGCAGCCGTAGATCGGAAGCCCTCAATCTCCACTAGGTCTGCTGTCTTTAAATCGCCGTATCGAGTAGTAGGAACGGTATTTTCTATGAGTGTAGTTCCTGTCTTGACTGTCTCCACAGCAACCTCCATCTGCCAGCTCTCTACCTGGTTGAAGAGAGACCACTTGCCATACTTGGACCCACAGCTATCGGCGTAAATGACTTTAGGCTTAGGAATCTGGTCGTTGTTGATGCTCCTGGCCTCGGGATAGTTCAAGACACCGCTGGAATCTTTGCAGAACCCAGCAGATGCACGGCGCTTTGCTTCATTACTATAGCGACGATGTATGTGCGTCTAGTTGGGCCAACCTTGCTGGGGCTTTCGGCCAGCTACGCGGATTACaatgagatgatggatggtaGACCGGTGCAAGTTTTAGAGAGATGATAGCACAAGAGAGACCATGTAGATTAGTAACCAGGAGATAGTTTAGAACCTTATTGATGCTTTTTCATAATGGAATTCTCCGTTACTTCTATGCTTGATGGAGTGGATGAGTATTACTCAAAACTGGcgtctcttcttccagcaaTGGGGTTGAGACATTTATCCAACCGAACAAGGGGTCGATTGGCATACCATACTCAAAATCGGCCATGCGAAACATATCGGATCCCGTATTGGATAATTCATTAACTGAAAACGTGCTGTGGATGATGTCCAAGTCGAACGACATGTCATTTTGCCTACAAGAGTGCGGTTCTTCTGAACTAAAGTAAATATCATATATGCAATTACGGGGGAGAATTGGACCTACCGGTAACCAAATTCAGGTGGTTAGCCTCAATCAAGCGCCTGATGCTGTTTGCAGGTTTGGCAACACCAGGGTTCGCCGTACATAGTTCATCCAGACACTCAAGACTAGacttcagcatcgtcaaatGATCACGCGTCTGGCTCTGGGAAGCTGCGTTACGGACGTGGATTGTGCAGGCCACATACACCGTGTACGCAAGCACATAAGGAGCTCCGTTAAGCCCGTAGGTTGACTTGTAGACTGAGGCTATACTGGTGATGGATCTTGCTGCCACAGTGCATTGCTCCCATGATCGTCCCGCCGTGGCGGTCGATCGGAGATGATCATCTGATATAAATGGCCGATGGACGAGAATGATAAGAGAGTAATATACGTTTTGAAGAACCATGATATTGGGTGTTTGAACCGCAGTGCTCGTGGACAACCATGGCTGAAAATCTAGCTCCGACGGTAACTTGTGTCGCCACTGGTGCAAGGCCTGCTCAATCTTTTGCAGGTCAATCTGAGCGTTTGAGAAGGTCGCACCAACCACATAGAAGCGATTGATAATTGTCGTCATTATCTTGGAGAGGAGACATAATTGCTGAAAAGTCGAAACGGAATATCTCGGAATTGCATCGCCCATGTTTTCATCAAGTCTAGATGACGAGCCTGTAGCCAAGACTGAAGGATAGAATGGCTCCATTTCCTCATACAAGTCAAGGAACTCACGAGATACTTGTGAGTCCCGCAGATTGATAGCCACTGGACGACCCATATACAAACTCTGGAGTTTATCGCAGACAAAAACGCCCCAGAAAACCCGTCGCCggatctcaatctcttcaggGTCTTCGGTAGTCTGCTTGGGATCGAGATGAAGACCAAGATCGTAAACCATTCGTAGAGCGTACCCTGTATATAGCCAGCCTTTTGACGTCTCTCCACGGGCATTATATGTCGAGCCTAGAAGGACAAGTCCAACAATTGTGGATATATGTGGTCTGATGAGAAGATATTCACtgctgagaagctcatcacaGCGCTTGAAGAAACGACGGCCAACGCTGGACGCATCATCTGGATCGTCCCTGACATCAGGTCGCGGAGAGAACTTGCTGCAGCATGCGAATATGGCATTGAGCATGAAAGCAGAGCAATATGGGCCAGAACATTCCAAGTCTCGCATAACAACCGGCCGATATGTCAGTAGAAAAGTGTGATGCTGACGAGCCCAGTGCAAGTTTAGCAGATGGAGTGCAAGTTCTGTTGGTTCTCCAGCAATTGTTGCGTGTCTGGTGAGTCTGTGCTCTAGATGCCGTTGCAAAGCGGCATTGGCTATTAATTCGTTCTTGACGTgctctgttgttgttgtggaTTGACGGGATGATGGTGTTCCCCTATCGTTCCTTGCCGGGTTGTGAAGAGCAGACGATGGACCGAAGCTGTTTGTCGTGCCAGCATCATCGACGGATATGAAGTTGGCAATATTTAACTCATCATCTGATGATACTATTGGTGTAGTAGCACTTCTATCAATGGGCTGACTTGTGTTCTTTCGTGATGAAGCCTCTTCCGGAGGGCCAGGCTCAGTAGAGTCTAGCAAGTTGACAgccccatcttcatcaacggcTGCGTCGAGTAATTTCTCCCGCTCCTCCGGGCTACTTCTCTTGAGAGTCAACAGGAACACTTTGAGAGCTGCCAGGTCTCGTTGCAATTTTGCAATTTGAGAAAACGTAGGTCTGCCATTTATTAGAGTCATCAACCCTAGGTAGT
This genomic stretch from Fusarium fujikuroi IMI 58289 draft genome, chromosome FFUJ_chr09 harbors:
- a CDS encoding related to dehydrogenase, encoding MAPRKLQVGVAGLGRMGKRHALNFLQNVPRAVLVAVTSPDAAERDWAAENLAPDGVAIYENYSDMIAHVGLDAVCVASATAVHAEQTNAAIAAGKHVLCEKPLGTTVEISQSVVDAAATRPDLKVMCGFSRRFDASYRDAYEKTKSGLIGRPSVLRSQTCDVLDPSGFFVAYAQFSGGIFVDCSIHDIDLALWFFGQESKVRSVHAVGITAVEPDLRQYDDRDNAVGVVEFYDGRIAYLYASRMMAAGQEDTTEIIGTKGKLSVNLIPVENHVRIYGQEGIRHELPQNYWGRFQAAFTREAIEFTDCVLDDKPVPVELESAVTAVRIGAALQRSMIMGNKIHFDEGGNEVNRAQL
- a CDS encoding related to ARCA protein is translated as MNTATACLACKKQHLKCVWGPQIAGGGTQKCLRCASTGNVCATAPVFRFKHSTTYAHLRTFTCHCDDEKAEIHRRSSPNQVWVPCSRRLQFVDETPDVEGYYLSDSESQSHWQQVDGSPNSHVGQLTDFGYNVSPTSHTRAIEISGGDGASAVSRDTPRNYGPIPHGSTLGLANVGTVPYPLTENHEVRLMQYYLTYMCTWFDLCDSRRHFANIVPPRAASCPTLLNAIFALSSRHLSLNAQYDPYASDRYHQACLRHLTTISNDSSALNDDNLLAATILLRTLEELDVPLIGTDHEGHLLGIQLFMNTCDSTTTPSSLRLASFWIGMRQEVTMSFASQRPVKIRLDHGFMDRSLSEADDDTWANRIIVHSADVINYCFGNNGPNRHRYQELVDYDQAWLRARPVSWLPVAYSASGETLGGAFPYIIYLNHAVVIGQVHSIFARILLMCHDDRVPRIGPSAQLARKQIDDDIRTQVRELCGIALSNPSTRPAAFTACMGVTACGDRFTERRDQEALLDVLMLTQNTHSWPTASAQDHLKRAWGWVDS
- a CDS encoding related to monosaccharide transporter, with amino-acid sequence MDKQLDPVKDKLDECGATTEEHIGINSSLEPYGPSGFRGLFSSPYVAACAAFSAIGGLLFGYDQGVISVTLVMDHFLDRFPEVSDDAPGAGFKKGLMTAMITLGAFIGAINQGWISDWISRKRSLMVAVVVFTIGSTLQTAAINYAMLVVGRFIGGIGIGQLSMVVPLYIAEISPPEIRGALLVFEELSIVIGIVVAFWITYGTKGIPSHWSWQLPFLLQILPGLLLGFGAIFLPYSPRWLASKDLEAEALSSLAKLRALPESDLRVRREWMDIIAEARFQASVLRERHPDLTQRTDVVGKMRLEFVSWGDCFKSGCRRRTLVGAGLMFFQQFTGINALIYYSPTLFGTMGLDFDMQLIMSGVLNVTQLIGVLSSLWTMDRFGRRGILLWGSFLMFVPHLIIAVLVGKFSNDWPSHSAEGWTSVAFLLFYMLAFGASWGPVPWAMPAEVFPSSLRAKGVAISTCSNWINNFIIGLITPPLVRETGFGAYVFFAVFCLLSFAWVWFSVPETNGKSLEEMDSVFKDRTGVADIAKKDRILAEVYNERQLRS
- a CDS encoding related to maltose permease (MalP) — protein: MFGSNANPSKDEVVLISMTSKGAASHHESGVDETPLEDLARHPSHAYPTALDSPIWLPRRSTSSGGVGARIHRGLASEKEMTLLSCCRHFPKAIMWSFLLFLTVVMEAYDKSLISGFLAFPSFRRRYGEPRLPLTGSAGEQDYEISPLWQMGLQNAAVGCEIIGLLAHGYISYVIGYRKMMIVALLWMCFAVFPAFFAHNIALLLASQALCGKTTPTHQLHALCIHDYLKLTGPSQGLSWGVIQTLAATYAAEVVPSVIRAAILSNVNMCWLIGQLMGTGILRALLKNTSDWSYRLPFALQWAWAVPLLFLIYFAPESPCKTLLVEMYCCPSTYLLTPGWLIRHERLAEARHSLQRLTSNKHIDIEDTIAIMQHVDSTEKKLGYGGSSFLDLFRGCNRRRTEVCCMTWSCQALCGATLTGYAPYFLEQAGFESSKSFTLATGMYGLGILGGMISWILLSTIGRRKLYLAGLVAALLILTTGGILSIVLADHSSLNWALGSLIILMTFTYNMSIGPACYVIVAEIPSTRLRIKTIALARIVYNIFTIINNFIAPQLLNPAAWDLGGKSCLVYAATSFLCLIWCYFRLPETKKLSYLELDILFDKGAPTAKFKELQDRLANSAYISVSKAERVRNAWHGWLAYS
- a CDS encoding related to pathway-specific regulatory protein nit-4, producing the protein MSSQGNGVIMVADDGPSQRPPKSLAKACLACRTKKIRCDAVKPECGNCASQKRECIYRKETPRKRPTFSQIAKLQRDLAALKVFLLTLKRSSPEEREKLLDAAVDEDGAVNLLDSTEPGPPEEASSRKNTSQPIDRSATTPIVSSDDELNIANFISVDDAGTTNSFGPSSALHNPARNDRGTPSSRQSTTTTEHVKNELIANAALQRHLEHRLTRHATIAGEPTELALHLLNLHWARQHHTFLLTYRPVVMRDLECSGPYCSAFMLNAIFACCSKFSPRPDVRDDPDDASSVGRRFFKRCDELLSSEYLLIRPHISTIVGLVLLGSTYNARGETSKGWLYTGYALRMVYDLGLHLDPKQTTEDPEEIEIRRRVFWGVFVCDKLQSLYMGRPVAINLRDSQVSREFLDLYEEMEPFYPSVLATGSSSRLDENMGDAIPRYSVSTFQQLCLLSKIMTTIINRFYVVGATFSNAQIDLQKIEQALHQWRHKLPSELDFQPWLSTSTAVQTPNIMVLQNVYYSLIILVHRPFISDDHLRSTATAGRSWEQCTVAARSITSIASVYKSTYGLNGAPYVLAYTVYVACTIHVRNAASQSQTRDHLTMLKSSLECLDELCTANPGVAKPANSIRRLIEANHLNLVTEEPHSCRQNDMSFDLDIIHSTFSVNELSNTGSDMFRMADFEYAKRRASAGFCKDSSGVLNYPEARSINNDQIPKPKVIYADSCGSKYGKWSLFNQVESWQMEVAVETVKTGTTLIENTVPTTRYGDLKTADLVEIEGFRSTAAVIHEYLHGKASRPLLIAVFGQPGTGKSFGVKEVIKTVLSSFGKGLKKDWKPIEANLSQFKDQSDLSGIFDDVRDMTISGDIPAVLFDEFDSALDKQALGWLKYLLAPMQDGKYLQSGSVRSLGRAIFVFIGGTSSTFEDFTGESINSKKDDESQSQTNDAQSLQKQKWAIKDKGAKKPDFVSRLSTHINVAGPNKSGNNKDDKMWVMRRAMLLRNMLERRLGTKDKADKSISVDETLLTALLKHEKIPHGSRSMELLLQMSRLSEGQKFDLSALPSGNQLGMHVDLEEFQKDLATACFEQDIRPIDTVLYNRHMWCTWEAKENVAKSKAQPMPSGETSSPQRKEQLDISVEESGVGQSVINLMA